The Chloroflexota bacterium region TGTGAATAAGCCGTTCCTGGAGCGGATGCTGGCCTACTTGAAGGCCCACGGCATCACTGAGGTCATCCTGGCATCCGGCTACCTGCCGACGGCCATCGAGGACTATTTCGGCGACGGCAGAGGCGTAGGGATGCGGATCACGTACTCCGTCGAGGAGCAGCCGCTGGGAACGGCGGGCGCAGTGAAGAACCTTGAGCGGCTTATCAAGGGCACTTTTTTAGTTTTCAACGGCGACGTAGTGACCGATATGGACCTCAGCACGATGCAGCGCCTCCACCGTGAGCGAAGGGCCAAGGCGAGCCTCTTTCTGGTGCGGGTGGAGGACCCGACACGCTTCGGCGTGGTGGAGACGACGTCCGATGGGCGCGTGACACGCTTCACAGAAAAGCCAAAGAAGGAAGAGGTACGGGCGAATACGATCAACGGCGGCTGTTATGTGCTGGAGCCGGAGACGCTCTCTTATGTGCCGCCCGGCGAGTACCACATGTTCGAAAAGGGGCTCTTCCCCAAGCTTCTTGAGGTGGGCGCGCCGATATATTCATATGCGCCGCCATGCTATTGGAACGATGTGGGGACGCCTGCCAGCTACCTGGGCATCCACAGGGACATCTTGGAGGGCAGAGCGAGGCTGAGCGGAGAGCGCGAGCTTTCTCCCGACGAGGTCCGGAAGGGGCGCAATGTACGCATCGGCGCGGGGGCCAAAGTCACGGGGCCTGTCATTGCGGGGGACGACTGTACAATCCACCCGGAGGCACGCGTCACAGGACCGACGGTGATCGGGCGCAACTGCACGATAGGCAAAGGCGCGATGGTGACAGACGCAGTGCTGTGGGATGGCGTGCAAATCGGAGAAGGAGCAGCGGTAAAGGAGTCCTCCATAGCCAAGGGCGCAGTAGTAGGAAAACGTGCGATACTGCAAGGAGTCGTCATCGGCGAAGGGGCACAGATCAGGGACGGGGCGAACCTTCCGCCCGGAACGACAGTCGCAGCCGACGGGAGAGCATAGGCCACGATGGGCATGAAACCGATCAAGTTCGGGACGGACGGTTGGCGCGCCATCATCGGCGAGGAGTATACGTTCGAGAACGTCCGCTTCTGCAGTCAAGGCGTCGCCGACTATTTCCGAGAGGCGGGAGAGCCTGAGAAGGGGATGGTCATCGGCTATGACACTCGCTTCGCGTCCGAGCATTTCGCAGAGGCGGCCGCGGAGGTGATCTGCGGGAACGGTATCCGCGTTCTGCTGACGGACAGGGCCTGCCCGACGCCCGTTGCGAGCTACAACCTGGTGCAGCGAAAGGCAACGGGCGGCGTGGTCATCACGGCGAGCCATAACCCAGGGACGTATAACGGCTATAAGGTCAAACCCGATTACGGCGGGAGCGCCTCTCCAGAAATCGTCGGAAAGATAGAGGAGCAGATCGCTAAGGCACAGCAGACAGGCCAGGTGAAGCGCTTGTCCTTGGCAGAGGCGGAGAAGAAGGGGCTGTTGGAGCGCTTTGACCCCTCCGGGCCATACCTAAGGCATATCGGCACGCTGGTGAACCTGGATGAAATACGCCAAGCGCCCCTGAAGATCGTCGTTGACTCGATGTACGGCGCAGGAGCGGGCTATATCGCCCAGCTGCTGAAGGGCGGGAAGGCGCAGGTCATCGAGATCCACCGGGAGCGCAACCCGGCATTCCCAGGCATGGCTCAACCAGAGCCGATCACGCAGAATCTCCAGGCCCTTGCCGCCGCCGTGCGGGAGCACAAGGCGGACGTGGGTATCGCAACGGATGGGGACGCCGACCGCCTAGGACTAATGGATGAGCACGGCGATTTCGTCACGCAATTGCAGACGATCTCCCTGCTAACGCTCTATCTGCTCGAAGTGCAAGGGAAACGCGCTCCCATCGTCAAGTCCATCACGACCAGCAGCATGCTCTTTCGGCTTGGGGAGCTCTACAAAGTGCCTGTCCTTGAGACATCCGTCGGTTTCAAATACATCGGGCCAATCATGATGAAGGAGAAGGCGATGCTAGGCGGTGAGGAGAGCGGCGGGTACGGCTTCGCCGGACATATCCCGGAGAGGGACGGCATCCTTTCCGGACTCTACATCCTATCCATGATGGTGAGACTGAAGAAGAAGCCGTCCGAGCTTATCGCGCACCTTTATTCCAAAGTTGGTCCGCACTATTACGATCGCATTGACATCACGTTCGACCCGGCGCGGCGTGAGTCCATCATGAAACAGATAGGGGAGAGCACGCCTGAGCGGCTGAGCGGCAGCAAGGTGGTGGGCATAGATACGTTCGATGGAAGGCGCTTCCGCCTGGAGGACGGCTCCTGGTCGCTCATCCGTTTCTCGGGCACGGAGCCGCTGCTGCGCACCTACTGCGAAACGAGCAGCCCGGAGCGGGTGAAGCAGCTTCTGGCGGAAACGCGCGGGCTGACGGGCGCATGAGCAGACCCCTGGACGACGCGGCGCTCTACACCCGGCTCGACCCATCAGGGATGGACGCGCACATCGCCGGGTTGCCGAAGCAGTGCGCCAACGCCTGGGAAGAGGCCCTGGCGCTGAAGCTGCCGGCCAGGTATCGGCGGGCGGAGCGCCTCGTTGTGGCAGGGATGGGCGGCTCGGCGATAGGCGGAGAGCTGGCAAGTGATTTCTTCAGAACGAGCGATGGGCCACGCATCGCCGTCCACAGGGACTATGGCCTGCCTCCTGGAGTAAACCGAAAGACCTTGGTAATCGCCTCGAGCTACTCGGGAAACACCGAGGAATGCCTGAGCGCCTTTAAGGCTTCCCAAGCAAAGGGCGCGATGCTTGCGGCAGTGACGCGCGACGGGACATTGAAGAAGCTCGCCGTACAGAAAGGCATCCCGGTCTTCCCTATCGCCTATGACAGCCAGCCGAGGGCAGCCATCGGCTATAGCCTGATGCCTGTGTTAGCGATGGCGCAGAGCTGCGGGCTTTCGAAGTCACTAGCGGGCCAGGTACGCGAGGCTGTCGGAGTGCTGGAGAACTTGGCCAAGGAACTGCACCCTGCAACGCCTACCGAAGAGAACCGGGCAAAACAAGTGGCAGAGGGCATCGGCGAGAAGACGGTCATTATCGTGGGGGCTGAACACTTGACAGGCACGGCACGGCGATGGAAGGCCCAAATCCAGGAGAATGCGAAGTCGTGGGCGTACCACGATGCGCTGCCGGAGTTTGACCACAATAGTGTAGAAGGGTTGGCCTTCCCCATAGACGCAGCCTCACGAAGCATCGTGATCTTCCTGAGCAGTGGGCGCTACCGGGAGCAGACGAAGCGGCGCATCAAGGCCACGATCGAATTACTTCAGAAGTCAGGGGTCGCCACAGAAGTCGTCGAGGCGAGCGGCAAGGGACCCCTGGCAAATATCCTCATGTCAGTGTTATTCGGCGATTATGTCAGCTATTATTTAGCCATGCTACGTGGTGTTGACCCTACCCCTGTTCCAAACCTGAGCTGGATCAAAGAGCGCTTGGCCCAGCGATAGCCGGAGGAGTCCGTGGACTTTCGTTTCACCCCGCACGAAGAGCAGTTCCGCGCGGAGATCCGCCAGTGGATGAAGGAGAACCTGCCGAAGGGCTGGCTGGGTATAGACCGCGAGGAGCAGTTCGACCCCCAGTATTTCGACGTGACCAAGGACATGGCGAAGCGGCTGGCAAAGAAGGGCTGGCTGACCTTGGCTTGGAAGAAGCAGTACGGCGGCCAGGAGCGCTCCATCATCGAGCAGACGATCTTCCAGGAAGAGATGATGTATAACGGCGTTCCTGGGACGACGATGGGCATCGGCGGGACGCAATGGGTGGGCCCGACGCTCATCCTGCACGGCACAGAGGAGCAGAAGCGGGAACACCTGCCGCCCATCGCCAACGGCGAACGCTGGTGGTGCACCGGCTATAGCGAACCGGGCGCAGGCTCAGACCTGGCCAGCCTGCAGACGCGCGCCGTCCGGGACGGCGACCATTATGTGATCAACGGCCAGAAAATATGGAACAGCGCGGCGCACGTCTCGGACTGGTGCTGGCTTGCCGTGCGCACCGACCCGAACGCGCCGAAGCACAAGGGCATCAGCATGCTAGTTGTGGATATGCGGACGCCAGGTGTGAAGGCGCGGCCCATCGTGAATATGGCGGGGGCGAAATCGTTCAATGAAATCTTCTTCGATAACGCCCGGGTGCCGGTTAAAAATCTAGTGGGCGAAGAGAACCGAGGCTGGTATGTGCTGGCGGTCGCCCTAGATTTCGAGCGCTCGGGCATCGCCTACGCGGCATACGGCGGCAAGACGCTGCGCCTGACGACGCAGTTCGCCGCAGGGGTGAAGCGCAACGGCACGGCGCTCATCAGCGATCCCATCGTAAAGCACCTGCTGGCGGATATGGCCATACGGGTGGAGATCCAGCGCAAGTTCGCCTACCGGGTGGCGTGGCTTCAAAACCAGGGCAAGGTGCCGAGCCTGGAGGCCTCCGTGGCCAAGGTCTTCGGCTCCGAGGTGCAACAGGGCGCCTCGGTCATGGGCATGCGCGTGATGGGCCTTGCGGGCCAGGTTGAGGCGAATTCCGAGCTTGGCCAGATACAGGCGCGGGTGCAGAACCAGTACCTGAGCAGTATCTCAGCGACCATCGCCGCGGGGACATCAGAGATCCAGCGGAATATCATCGCCCAGCGCGGGATGGGGCTACCGAGGGACTAGGAAGAGGGCTGGGCGATGAAGAGAAAGAATACGAAGAAGCGGACGATGGCCGAAGGCATCTTCGACGGCAGGCAGTTCGAGACGGTCCGCTACCCGACGGATGAGATCTTGCTACGCGTAGTGAAGAACGGCAGCGTACAGGTTGCTGAATATCGCTCCGAGGACCGTGAAGGATCGCCGCCGCATCTCCACCCGTGGGATGAGATCGAATACGTGATCGAAGGTGAAGTTGAGTTCTTCCTACGCGGCGCATGGAGGCGATGTGTGCCAGGGAGCGTTCAGATGCTACCCGCCGGAGCCGCACACGCAGTTCGGGTGCCCAAAGGAACAGCTAGGGTGCTCATGATTACCATGGGCGCTCCATACGATGGCTTCGCCAGGGACATCGCAAAGCTCTATGCCAAGCCCAAGCTGACCCTCAGTGATGTTGCAAAGGTAGCGGGTAAGCATGGAGTGAAGCTGGCTTCCTGAAGCAGCCTTCACTCTCGAGTGAACAAAAGAAGAGGCCCGCCTTAAGGCGGGCCTCTTCTTTTGTCGCGTAACCGGAGCGCTCTTAGCGCTTGGTGTACTGAGGCGCCTTGCGCGCGCGCTTGAGGCCGTACTTCTTGCGTTCCTTTTCCCGAGAGTCGCGGGTGAGGAAGCCCTGGGACTTCAGGGCCGGGCGGAAGGTCTTGTCTATCTCGATGAGGGCGCGGGCGATGCCGTGGCGGATGGCGATAGCCTGGGCGTTATAGCCGCCGCCCACAACCTTGACCACGGCATTGTATTTCTTCTGGACATTGGCTACGCGCAACGGCTCGGTGACGATGTTCCGCAGGTGGGCCATGGGGATGGACTCCTGCAGAGGCTTGCCGTTGACCACAACGGCGCCGCCGCCGGGGGTCAGCCTGACCTGAGCTTTGGCCGTCTTACGACGACCGGTACCGCGATAGAGAGCCTGATGACTGGTGGTCATCTACTCCTCCTTACTTCTCTTCTTTTTTGGATTCTTCTTGGGCTTTGCGGGAGCGAGTCTTGGGAGCGGGGGGCGTCAGCGGCGTGGTGTCAACGGGGGCCTCTGCCTTGGGGGCGGGTGGAGGTGTCGCCGCTGGCGCCGACGCCTTGGCCTTTGGCGCCTCAGGCGCGGGCTTGGCGGCAGGCTTAGGCGGCGCAGCAGGAGGCTTGGAGGCCACGGCAGGGGCGGGAGCGGCCGCACCAGCGGCAGGCTTCACGACGCGCACAGGCCGAGGCTTCTTTGCGGGCTTGCCGGGCTTGGTGGGCAGGGCAAATTCGGTGTTCTGGGCACCGTGGGGATGCTTGGCCTCAGCATAGACCTTCAGCTTGCGGATCATCTGGCGGCCAAGGCGACCCTTAGGGAGCATACCCCAAACGGCGTACTCAACAACGCGGCGGGGGCTCTTCTTAAGCACCTTGCCTAGGGGCTCAAGGCGCAGGGAGCCTGGATAAAGGCTGTGGCGCCAGTAGATCTTGGTCTCTGTCTTGTCGGAAGAGACGCGGATCTTGGCGGCATTGACCACGATGACAAAATCACCGGTGTCCAGATATGGGGTAAAGATCGCCTTGTCCTTGCCGCGGAGGATGGCGGCGGCCTCAGAGGCGACACGACCCAGGGTCTTGCCGCCGGCATCAATGACGCGCCACTGCTGCTTTATCTCACCGGCCTTCGGTACGTATGTCTTGGTTACTGCGTTCATACATCAACTCTCTCTGCGTATTTTTCTCGCGGGGTTCTTAGAGCCTTCCTTCGGCTCTCTCACCGGAGGGAAGTCTCGGTATATCACGTTCGTCAGATACAGGCCGTGGGCGGGCAGTGTCGGGCCTGCCGAGCCGCGCTTACCCTCTCGAGCCGTTCGCTCGAACTGCTCCAGCCTCACCTTTCCCATCCCAAGATCCAGGAGTGCGCCGATCATGCGGCGAACCTGCTGATGGAGGAAGGAGTTGCCAGCAATGGTGAAGACCACCTGGTCGCCCTTCCTCGTGATCGCGAGCTTGGTGAGCCGCCGCCGAGTGCTCGCCCCTTTGGGGAGGGCGTTCCCTGCAAATGGGGCGAAATCGCGAAGGGCGAGGAGCACCTTCGCACCGCGCCGCATGGCCGCCAGGTTCAGCGGACGATGGACATGGAATGCCCGGGTGCGGAGGAGCGGCGATGGAGCGCCGCGATTAAGGACGTGGTATTCATACTCACGGCCGATCGCGGCGGTGCGGACATCGAAGGTCGAAGGGATGGCGTAAGCCGAAGTAACCTTGATGTCTTCCGGCAGGTAGTGGTTCAGCCCTTTGACGAAGGTCTCCAAGGGGAGATTCGCCTTTGTGCGAAAGCTTGCTACCTGGGCCTTGGCGTGAACGCCTGCATCCGTCCTGCTTGCGCAGCGGACGGGGACACGCCGTCCCGTTAGGCGCGCGACTGCCTTCTCCAGCTCCTCTTGCACGGTCTGGGGCTGGGCCTGTATCTGAAAGCCGTAGTATCGAGTACCTTCGTACTCGATCACCAGGGCTATTTTCTTAAGGTGCATGCCGGCGGCGGCGCGATGGCCGCGTTACACCAGCTCAATCTGGACCATCGGGGCGTTATCACCCTTGCGATTGCCCAGTTTGACGATACGGGTATAGCCGCCGTTCCGCTCCTTGTACTTAGGAGCGATCTCCTTGAAGAGCGCCTGAACAACGTTCTCATCGTAGATGTAGGCGAGGGCCTGGCGGCGGTGGTGGAGGTCGCCCGCCTTGCCGAGGGTAATCATCTGCTCGGCGATGCGGCGGAGCTCCTTAGCCTTGGCCTCTGTGGTCACGACCTTGCCAAGGCGGAGGAAATCAGTGACCTGAGCGCGGAAGAGGGCCTTCCGCTCGTTCGCGTCACGGCTCAGGTGCCGTCCGAGTTTTCTGTGGCTAGGCATGGCAAACGTCCTTATGCAGTGTGCTGCTACTTGTTCTCGCCCTCTTTGGGCTCGCCGCCAAAGAAGGTGCGCAGGGCGCCGAGATCGCGGATGGTCTCCTTGGGCTTGGGAGTCTTGTCCTTCTCGCGCTTGGCGTCCGGGGCCTTGGCCGCAGCTTCGCCGATGGGCGTCGGCGCTTCGGCTTCAGGAGCTTCGGGAGCCTCCGCTGCCGCCACCGGCTCTTCTTCCTCCGGCTCTTCGTCCTTCATGTAGCCGAGAGTGCGCAGGCGGCCATACAGCTCGGAGAGGGACTTATCGCCGAAGTTCTTGATGCGGAGGAGCTCATCGGCACTCTTCTCCAGCACCTCGCCGACCTTGTTGATCTTGCTGCGCTTGAGGCAGTTGAGGGTGCGGGCCGAAAGGTCCAGCTTCTCGATAGGCATGTTATAGACTTCGGTCGGGATCGCCTGGGTGAGAGCCGGGCGGGCAGCGCCCTGTTCCTGCTCCTTGCCCAAGATGGAGAACTGGAAGAAGGAGTCAACAAGGATCTGTGCAGCTTCTCGAACGGCCTCCACGGGGTGCTTGGCGCCGTTGGTCCAGATCTCGAGGGTCAGGCGCTCAAAATCGGTAACCTGGCCCACGCGGGTCTTTTCCACAAGGTAGTTGACCTTGCGGATGGGCGTGTAGATGGCGTCCACGGGAAGGAGTCCGATGGAGCCGCCTTCAATAGGGGCCGCAGGGACATAGCCTTTGCCGATGCCGACCTTGAATTCGATGGAGAGCTTGGCCTTTGCCGAATCAAGGCTGGCAAGGTAGTGCTCCGGGTTGACGACTTCGAAATCAGCCGAGGGCTGGATATCGCCAGCCGTCACCTGACCGGGACCCTGGACGGTAAGGCGCAGGGAGCCGGGCTTATCACCGTGAGCTCGCAGGCAGATGCCCTTCACATTCAGGACAAGCTCAGTGACATCTTCCTTCACTCCGGAGACGGCAGAGTATTCGTGCTGAACGCCATCTATCTGGACGGCGTTCACGGCCGCGCCCTTGAGGGAGTTAAGGAGGACGCGCCGAATGGCGTTGCCCAGGGTCGCGCCGAAACCGCGCTCCAAGGGCTCAATAGCGAACTTTCCGTAATTGTCAGAAACTTCGATATTCTGAATTTTCGGCTTGGCCGGGGTTTGGGGCACCGGCATCTGCATTTCGGTTGGTTCGATAGCGGTAGTCACAGCGGTACTCCTATCGAGCATAGTACTCAACGATCATCCGCTCTTCGATCTTGAGGTCCATGTCAGAGGGTTCAGGAAGGGCATGGATCTTGCCGGTGACGGCCTGGGTGTCCAGGATGAGCCACTTGGGGATGGCCTGGCGCTGTCCTGCGCCTGACACGGCCTTGTAGGCCTCCGTCTTCTTGGAGCCCTCAACCCAGCCGACGACATCGCCCACGCCAACGAGATACGAGGGAATGCTGAGCTTCTTGCCGTTGACGGTGATGTGCCCATGGCGGACCAGCTGGCGGGCCTGGGCGCGGGATGTGGCAAAGCCGAGGCGGAAGACAGCGTTGTCCAGCCTGCGCTCCAGGAGCTGGAGCAGATACTGGCCGGTGACACCGGGCTTGCGGGCGGCTTCATCGAAGTTCTTGCGGAACTGGCGCTCGGTGATGCCGTAGATGGCGCGCGCGCGGTTCTTTTCGCGCATCTGCATGCCATGCTCGGACAGCCTGCGGCGGCGGCCCATGCCGTGAGCGCCCGGGGGCGTGTTCCGCCGCTCTATGGCGCATTTAGGCGTGAGGCAGCGCTCACCCTTCAGGAAGAGCTTTTCTCCAGCGCGTCTGCACAATCTGCAGACCGGACCTATTTGTCTAGACACATCGCCTCCTTACACACTCTGCAATCGTACGCAACAGGCTAGACTCGGCGGCGCTTGGGCGGCCGGCAGCCGTTGTGGGGAATCGGCGTCACATCGCGGATGCTCGTCACCATGATGCCGGAGGCCTGGAGCGAGCGGATGGCGGCTTCACGGCCGGGGCCGGGGCCTCGAACAAGGACTTCCACCTGGCGCAGGCCCTGATCCGTGGCGCGCTTTGCGGCTTCTTCGGCTGCGCGCTGGGCGGCGAAGGCGGTGCCCTTGCGGGAGCCCTTGAAGCCGCAGGCGCCGGCGCTGCTCCAGGATATGACGTTACCGGTGGGATCCGTGAGCGTCACCCGGGTATTGTTGAAGGTGGACTGGATAAAGGCCCTGCCCGCAGGGACGACTCTCCGTTCCTTCCGCTTCGCCCTCACCGGGGCCGCTTTTGGTGTTTGTGATGTATCTGCCATATCGGTACCCTTTCGCCCGGACGGCCACATACGGCCGCCCTTGAGCATTACTTCTTGGCCGCGACCTTGCGGCGGCCTGCGACGGTCTTACGCGCGCCGCGCTTGGTGCGGGCATTGGTCCGCGTACGCTGGCCGCGCACCGGGAGGCTCTTACGGTGCCGGGAGCCGCGATAGGAGCCGATGTCAATCAGGCGGCGGACGTTCTGGCTCACCTCGCGGCGAAGGTCGCCCTCGATGAGGTAGCCGCTCTTATCCACGGCATCGCGGATGCGGTTCAATTCCTCTTCCGTGAGGTCCTTCACGCGAGGATTGTTGACCACGCGGGCCTTCTCCAAGATCTCCCGGGAGTTGGAGGGGCCGAGGCCGTGGATGTAGCGGAGGGCGATGTCCACCCGCTTGTTGTTCGGAATGTCTACGCCAGCGATACGCGCCATAGGTAACCTCTCAGCTTAGCCTTGCCGCTGCTTATGCTTCGGATTCGCGCAGATGATGCGGACAACACCGCTGCGCCGGATGACTTTGCACTTATCGCACCGCACTTTGATCGAAGCTTTCACTTTCATCGTGGTCTCCGCAGTCGTGCTCTACTTGAACCGATAGATGATGCGCCCGCGCGTCAGGTCGTAGGGAGAGAGCTCCACCATGACCCGATCACCCGGGAGGATCTTGATGAAATGCATGCGTATCTTGCCTGAGACATGGGCGAGGACTTGATGGCCGTTGGGGAGGTCAACGCGAAACATGGCATTGGGCAGCGTCTCCGCCACCGTCCCTTCAACCTCTATAGCCTCTTTCTTCGCCATCAGCGCTTCTACATCCCTTTCAGTTTCTGGCCGTCAGGACTTCCGGTCCCTGCTCCAGAATCGCGACCGTATGCTCAAAGTGGGCGGAGATGCTGCCATCTTCCGTCACCACCGTCCAGCCGTCCGGCAGGACCTTTGTCTTCCAGGTGCCGGCGTTCACCATCGGCTCGATGGCCAGCACCATCCCATGCCGCAAGGGGATGCCCCTGCCGGGTATCCCATAATTCGGCACAGCCGGCTCCTCATGGAGCGCGCGGCCGATGCCGTGTCCCACATATTCCCGCACAACGCCAAACCCCCTGGATTCGGCGCATTCCTGCGCCGCCCAGGAGACATCTCCCATACGCGCACCGACCCGGCACGCCGCGATGGCGGAGGTCAGCGAGCCTTCAGCCGCCTCCAGCAGCGCCTTCGCGGTCTCCGATATCTCACCTGCGCCGACGGTCACAGCGGAATCGCCATGAAAGCCGTCAACTATGGCGCCCACATCCAGGCTCACCACATCACCCTGGCGGATGACGCGCTTGCCGGGGATGCCGTGCACCACTTCTTCATTTATTGACGTGCAGATGCTTTTCGGAAAGCCCCGGTAACCCTTGAACGACGGGGTCGCCCCGCTGGAGCGAATCACGCCGTCCGCCAGGTCATCCAACTCGCCGGTCGTGACGCCGGGCCGCACCGCCTTGATCAGGGCGGCAACGGTTTTGGCCACAACACGGCTCGCCTGCCGCATCGTTTCCAATTCGGCAGGCGACTTGATGATGATGCCTGTGTTCTGGATCCGTGGTTGTTCGACCCGCATCCTGCAATCAGCCGAACCTTTCTATTTTAGTACAGAAGACAAATCTTTGCTAACCTTCTCGATATCCTGCTCGCCGTTCACCTCGGCCAGGCGCTTCTGCTTGCGGTAGTACTCGATGAGGGGAGCCGTCTGATCAAAGTAGACCTTCAGGCGACGGCGAGCCGTCTCCTCGGAATCGTCAGGGCGCTGAAAGAGCTCGGACCCGTCAATATCGCACTTGCCCTTGACCTTGGGAGGCGCGTTGACGATGTGATAGGGATGTTGGGCCGCGCGGCAGATCCAGCGGCCGCCCAAGCGTTGGAGGAGTTCTTTCTCAGAGACCTTAAGATAGACGGCCTTATCTATGGCGCCTGAGCGGGCTTTGGCGAGAGCTTCGTCCAGGGCGGTAGCCTGGGGCAACGTTCGCGGAAAGCCATCGAGCAGATAGCCCTTTTTGCAATCGGGCCGCTGGATGCGTCCTAAGATCATCTTGATGGTCACTTCGTCCGGCACTAGCTCGCCCTTCTCCATGTACTTTTTAGCTAAAAGGCCGAGCTCAGTGCCTTTGGCCTGCTCTTCGCGGAAGAGATCGCCCGATGAGATATGGGCGATGCCGAGCTGCTTGGCCACAACAGTCGCCTGTGTGCCTTTGCCTGACCCCGGCGCTCCTAAAAGGATAATCTGCACAGTGGTGAACTCCGATAGCGGCCGCAACGCCCGCTACTTGATGAACCCTTCGTACCGCCGCATGAGGAGCTGGGATTCGAGCTGACGCATGGTATCCAGGGCAACGCCGACGACAATAAGGAGCGCTGAGGCGCTCAGCTGAAGATTCTCGAAGTTGGTGGTCCTGCCAAGGAAGTGGGGAAGAACGGCAATGAGGGCGAGGAAGAGGGCGCCCACAACAGTGATGCGCAGGATGACCTTGTTCAAGTAGTCCTCGGTCGGTTTCCCGGGGCGTATACCAGGGATAAAGCCGCCCTGTTTCTGCAAGTTCTCAGCCAAGTTCTGCTGTTGGTAGACGACGATGGTGTAGAAGAAGGTGAAAAGAAGAACAAGGAAGAAGGTCAACACCCAGTAGAGTGTCTTGCTGGGGCTGAAGAAGCTCTCCACATCACGAGCGAAATCGGAGACCCAGCGCGTGTCCGAACCGACGAAGTAGCTGGCCACAACAGAGGGGAAGAGCATGATGGAGACGGCGAAAATCAAAGGTATCATGCCCGCCGCGTTCACGCGCAACGGGATGTAGGATGCGCCCGCCTGGCGATACATCCTGCCGCCGCGGAAGAGGCTGCGCCCATACTGGACGGGAACGCGCCGGATGGCTTCCGTCACAAATACGATGGCGTAGACGATGA contains the following coding sequences:
- a CDS encoding bifunctional phosphoglucose/phosphomannose isomerase, yielding MSRPLDDAALYTRLDPSGMDAHIAGLPKQCANAWEEALALKLPARYRRAERLVVAGMGGSAIGGELASDFFRTSDGPRIAVHRDYGLPPGVNRKTLVIASSYSGNTEECLSAFKASQAKGAMLAAVTRDGTLKKLAVQKGIPVFPIAYDSQPRAAIGYSLMPVLAMAQSCGLSKSLAGQVREAVGVLENLAKELHPATPTEENRAKQVAEGIGEKTVIIVGAEHLTGTARRWKAQIQENAKSWAYHDALPEFDHNSVEGLAFPIDAASRSIVIFLSSGRYREQTKRRIKATIELLQKSGVATEVVEASGKGPLANILMSVLFGDYVSYYLAMLRGVDPTPVPNLSWIKERLAQR
- a CDS encoding phosphoglucomutase/phosphomannomutase family protein, coding for MKPIKFGTDGWRAIIGEEYTFENVRFCSQGVADYFREAGEPEKGMVIGYDTRFASEHFAEAAAEVICGNGIRVLLTDRACPTPVASYNLVQRKATGGVVITASHNPGTYNGYKVKPDYGGSASPEIVGKIEEQIAKAQQTGQVKRLSLAEAEKKGLLERFDPSGPYLRHIGTLVNLDEIRQAPLKIVVDSMYGAGAGYIAQLLKGGKAQVIEIHRERNPAFPGMAQPEPITQNLQALAAAVREHKADVGIATDGDADRLGLMDEHGDFVTQLQTISLLTLYLLEVQGKRAPIVKSITTSSMLFRLGELYKVPVLETSVGFKYIGPIMMKEKAMLGGEESGGYGFAGHIPERDGILSGLYILSMMVRLKKKPSELIAHLYSKVGPHYYDRIDITFDPARRESIMKQIGESTPERLSGSKVVGIDTFDGRRFRLEDGSWSLIRFSGTEPLLRTYCETSSPERVKQLLAETRGLTGA
- the truA gene encoding tRNA pseudouridine(38-40) synthase TruA → MHLKKIALVIEYEGTRYYGFQIQAQPQTVQEELEKAVARLTGRRVPVRCASRTDAGVHAKAQVASFRTKANLPLETFVKGLNHYLPEDIKVTSAYAIPSTFDVRTAAIGREYEYHVLNRGAPSPLLRTRAFHVHRPLNLAAMRRGAKVLLALRDFAPFAGNALPKGASTRRRLTKLAITRKGDQVVFTIAGNSFLHQQVRRMIGALLDLGMGKVRLEQFERTAREGKRGSAGPTLPAHGLYLTNVIYRDFPPVREPKEGSKNPARKIRRES
- a CDS encoding DNA-directed RNA polymerase subunit alpha gives rise to the protein MLDRSTAVTTAIEPTEMQMPVPQTPAKPKIQNIEVSDNYGKFAIEPLERGFGATLGNAIRRVLLNSLKGAAVNAVQIDGVQHEYSAVSGVKEDVTELVLNVKGICLRAHGDKPGSLRLTVQGPGQVTAGDIQPSADFEVVNPEHYLASLDSAKAKLSIEFKVGIGKGYVPAAPIEGGSIGLLPVDAIYTPIRKVNYLVEKTRVGQVTDFERLTLEIWTNGAKHPVEAVREAAQILVDSFFQFSILGKEQEQGAARPALTQAIPTEVYNMPIEKLDLSARTLNCLKRSKINKVGEVLEKSADELLRIKNFGDKSLSELYGRLRTLGYMKDEEPEEEEPVAAAEAPEAPEAEAPTPIGEAAAKAPDAKREKDKTPKPKETIRDLGALRTFFGGEPKEGENK
- a CDS encoding 50S ribosomal protein L17, yielding MPSHRKLGRHLSRDANERKALFRAQVTDFLRLGKVVTTEAKAKELRRIAEQMITLGKAGDLHHRRQALAYIYDENVVQALFKEIAPKYKERNGGYTRIVKLGNRKGDNAPMVQIELV
- a CDS encoding cupin domain-containing protein, whose translation is MKRKNTKKRTMAEGIFDGRQFETVRYPTDEILLRVVKNGSVQVAEYRSEDREGSPPHLHPWDEIEYVIEGEVEFFLRGAWRRCVPGSVQMLPAGAAHAVRVPKGTARVLMITMGAPYDGFARDIAKLYAKPKLTLSDVAKVAGKHGVKLAS
- the rpsI gene encoding 30S ribosomal protein S9, which encodes MTTSHQALYRGTGRRKTAKAQVRLTPGGGAVVVNGKPLQESIPMAHLRNIVTEPLRVANVQKKYNAVVKVVGGGYNAQAIAIRHGIARALIEIDKTFRPALKSQGFLTRDSREKERKKYGLKRARKAPQYTKR
- a CDS encoding NDP-sugar synthase, translating into MQAVILAGGQGTRLRPLTSNLPKPMIPLVNKPFLERMLAYLKAHGITEVILASGYLPTAIEDYFGDGRGVGMRITYSVEEQPLGTAGAVKNLERLIKGTFLVFNGDVVTDMDLSTMQRLHRERRAKASLFLVRVEDPTRFGVVETTSDGRVTRFTEKPKKEEVRANTINGGCYVLEPETLSYVPPGEYHMFEKGLFPKLLEVGAPIYSYAPPCYWNDVGTPASYLGIHRDILEGRARLSGERELSPDEVRKGRNVRIGAGAKVTGPVIAGDDCTIHPEARVTGPTVIGRNCTIGKGAMVTDAVLWDGVQIGEGAAVKESSIAKGAVVGKRAILQGVVIGEGAQIRDGANLPPGTTVAADGRA
- a CDS encoding acyl-CoA dehydrogenase, coding for MDFRFTPHEEQFRAEIRQWMKENLPKGWLGIDREEQFDPQYFDVTKDMAKRLAKKGWLTLAWKKQYGGQERSIIEQTIFQEEMMYNGVPGTTMGIGGTQWVGPTLILHGTEEQKREHLPPIANGERWWCTGYSEPGAGSDLASLQTRAVRDGDHYVINGQKIWNSAAHVSDWCWLAVRTDPNAPKHKGISMLVVDMRTPGVKARPIVNMAGAKSFNEIFFDNARVPVKNLVGEENRGWYVLAVALDFERSGIAYAAYGGKTLRLTTQFAAGVKRNGTALISDPIVKHLLADMAIRVEIQRKFAYRVAWLQNQGKVPSLEASVAKVFGSEVQQGASVMGMRVMGLAGQVEANSELGQIQARVQNQYLSSISATIAAGTSEIQRNIIAQRGMGLPRD